In a genomic window of Quercus lobata isolate SW786 chromosome 4, ValleyOak3.0 Primary Assembly, whole genome shotgun sequence:
- the LOC115983450 gene encoding rRNA-processing protein FCF1 homolog, translating into MGKAKKGPKFAAMKKMVTKKSIKNYKQQVLDPKKNDNNEKKLPRNVPKVSSALFFNYNTSLGPPYRVLVDTNFINFSIQNKLDLEKGMMDCLYAKCTPCITQCVMAELEKLGQKYRVALRIAKDPRFERLICTHKGTYADDCIVDRVTEHKCYIVATCDRDLKRRIRKVPGVPIMYITRHKYSIERLPEATVGGAPRY; encoded by the exons ATGGGGAAAGCGAAGAAAGGTCCCAAATTTGCTGCCATGAAAAAAATGGTCACCAAAAAATCCATCAAAAA TTACAAACAACAAGTTTTGGACCCAAAAAAGAACGATAACAACGAAAAGAAGCTCCCAAGAAATGT GCCGAAGGTTTCATCGGCACTTTTCTTCAATTACAACACCTCGTTGGGACCGCCATATCGGGTTTTGGTAGATACCAACTTCATCAATTTCTCTATCCAGAATAAA CTGGACTTGGAGAAGGGAATGATGGACTGCCTATATGCTAAAT GCACTCCTTGTATCACGCAATGTGTGATGGCAGAGCTTGAGAAGCTAGGTCAGAAATATCGAGTTGCTTTGAG GATTGCTAAGGATCCTCGTTTTGAAAGACTAATTTGCACTCATAAAGGGACCTATGCTGATGACTGTATTGTTGATAGAGTTACAGAG CATAAATGCTACATTGTTGCTACATGTGATCGAGATTTGAAGCGAAGGATCCGAAAG GTTCCTGGTGTACCAATTATGTATATTACTCGGCACAAGTACTCAATTGAACGGTTGCCTGAAGCAACAGTCGGCGGAG CTCCAAGGTATTGA
- the LOC115985500 gene encoding uncharacterized protein LOC115985500 yields the protein MIALGWNCRGLGNPRSVRVLRELVQRWKPGIVFLSETKMKNYQMNKVKFKIGLLNGLIVPSTGRSGGLAMLWNRDIHLEVQSYSRYFIDAVVTEVESGFKWRITGFYGNPETWRRKESWDFLRSLNRMYHLPWLCFGDFNEVVSVEEKLGGAPRSQKQMDDFREVIHQCGFKDLGFEGPEFTWCNMQEGDSRVLLRLDRALATPEWIDHYKNVKVHHLVESTSDHCALLLTDTAVTQELSFKRRFHFEAMWTKRAECKDIIQGAWVDSQDLHSPSGIAARLRNCAKNLSKWNKTVFGQIPKKIKEKRETLNYLVSRDKDGSLGGDINKLRKEINELLDSEEIKWQQRSKVQWLGLGDRNTKYFHSKASDRRRKNTINCIMDDGGVWHDSPDSIAEVAVSYFKNLYSTAYPTRIPEVLDSIPTKVSEDMNQALIKEFTREEIEVALNQMHPTKAPGPDDGFSSLIHDAARNYKISGISICKGCPKITHLFFADDSLLFCKANSQECQSLVNILQLYEDASGQKINADKSSIFFSSNTSDERRREVLNLLGPMQDTHHKKYLGLPSIIGKSKVEIFAEIKERVEKKLSGWKEKMLSIGGREILIKAVAQAIPTYAMSCFQIPKSLCVEMEAMMRKFWWGQRGQESRIAWVSWRRMCKSKLVGGMGFRNLQAFNLAMLAKQGWRLISNPNSLVAKIYRARYYPHGDVFHSKLGSSPSFTWRSIYNGLEVVKRGTRWRVGNGERILIWEDKWLPTPTTFKVVSPPKSFDDYPRVSALIDKETKRWKGEIVRSLFLPFEARTILNIPLCHSLPDDQIIWVGNKIGEFSVKSAYYIACDVLNSSDEGECSNGDSRTALWRKLWHLSIPPKVRIFAWRLCLNALPTLVNLQSKGVVKCDICPTCGKEPETISHVFVKCEMAKRVWRCWLDCPLVVLNGNMDIVDIALEILGSGSSNELEFFFGAAWAIWSNRNRILYESSSQIPDYIWSFAKKFILESRSALSARPQDLSRQVDIGHAAPLGFFKIKVDGATSESGKNSSVGVVIIDAAGDFVAACCKYFQGRYSVEEVEGLAMECGLLLAKELMLTQIILESDSMAAVSGVLDGNFGGCVGHIYQGICTVLASFSSWKVNHVRRDYNKAAHSLAQFARLQETSQVWLGVCPPMLAGLFYSHCMY from the exons ATGATTGCTTTAGGGtggaactgccgggggcttgggaacccccgGTCAGTTCGAGTGTTGCGCGAGCTTGTGCAACGTTGGAAGCCCGGTATTGTTTTCCTGTCGGAaacaaagatgaaaaattaccaaatgaataaagtaaaattcaaaattggtTTGCTGAATGGATTGATTGTTCCTAGTACGGGTAGGAGTGGGGGTTTAGCTATGCTTTGGAATAGAGATATACATTTAGAAGTCCAAAGTTACTCCAGATATTTTATTGATGCTGTGGTGACTGAAGTTGAGTCGGGTTTTAAATGGCGTATTACCGGTTTTTACGGTAACCCTGAAACTTGGCGTAGAAAGGAATCCTGGGATTTTTTGAGAAGCCTTAACCGAATGTACCATTTGCCCTGGCTGTGttttggtgattttaatgaagtaGTTTCAGTGGAAGAAAAGTTGGGAGGAGCTCCAAGATCGCAGAAACAAATGGATGATTTTAGAGAAGTTATTCATCAATGCGGATTCAAGGATCTTGGTTTTGAGGGTCCCGAGTTCACTTGGTGTAATATGCAAGAGGGTGATAGCAGGGTATTATTAAGATTAGATCGAGCATTAGCTACCCCCGAGTGGATTGATCACTATAAGAATGTTAAAGTGCACCATTTGGTGGAATCCACTTCGGACCACTGTGCTCTTCTTTTAACTGATACTGCTGTTACTCAGGAGTTATCCTTTAAGCGTAGATTCCATTTTGAAGCTATGTGGACTAAAAGGGCGGAATGCAAAGATATCATACAGGGAGCTTGGGTTGACAGCCAGGACTTACATTCCCCCTCTGGAATAGCTGCTAGACTAAGGAATTGTGCAAAAAATCTTTCCAAATGGAACAAAACGGTGTTTGGGCAAATCCCAAAGAAAATCAAGGAGAAGAGGGAAACTCTTAATTATCTGGTCAGCAGAGACAAAGATGGCAGCCTGGGGGGTGACATTAATAAATTACGAAAAGAAATTAATGAGCTACTAGATAGtgaagaaattaaatggcaGCAGAGATCTAAGGTTCAATGGTTAGGACTTGGGGATAGGAATACTAAATATTTCCACTCTAAGGCCTCAGATAGGAGAAGGAAAAATACCATCAACTGTATTATGGATGATGGAGGGGTTTGGCATGATTCTCCTGACAGCATTGCGGAGGTGGCTGTTTcctatttcaaaaatttatactCCACCGCCTACCCGACTCGCATACCGGAAGTTCTTGATTCTATTCCAACAAAAGTCAGCGAGGACATGAATCAAGCACTCATTAAAGAATTTACTAGAGAGGAGATTGAGGTGGCCCTTAATCAAATGCACCCAACAAAAGCTCCGGGACCGGACG ATGGCTTTTCCTCTCTTATCCATGATGCTGCCAGGAATTATAAGATTAGTGGAATATCCATTTGCAAAGGCTGCCCCAAGATCACCCATTTGTTTTTTGCGGACGACAGCCTCCTATTTTGCAAAGCAAATAGTCAAGAATGTCAGAGCCTTGTTAATATTCTCCAACTGTACGAAGATGCTTCTGGCCAAAAGATTAATGCAGACAAATCATCCATATTTTTCAGCAGCAATACCTCTGATGAAAGAAGAAGGGAAGTGCTGAATTTATTGGGGCCGATGCAAGATACCCACCATAAGAAATATCTGGGATTACCCTCTATTATTGGGAAGTCTAAAGTGgaaatttttgctgaaattaaggAGAGGGTGGAGAAGAAATTGTCGGGGTGGAAAGAGAAAATGTTATCTATAGGTGGCCGGGAGATTCTTATTAAAGCTGTTGCCCAAGCTATTCCGACATATGCGATGAGCTGCTTCCAAATTCCGAAGAGTCTTTGTGTTGAAATGGAAGCAATGATgagaaagttttggtggggccaaagggGTCAAGAATCTAGAATAGCTTGGGTTAGTTGGAGGAGAATGTGCAAGTCTAAATTGGTTGGAGGAATGGGGTTCAGGAATCTTCAAGCTTTTAACCTTGCTATGCTTGCAAAGCAAGGTTGGAGGCTAATCTCAAATCCAAACTCTCTGGTAGCAAAAATCTATAGAGCAAGATACTATCCACACGGGGATGTTTTCCACTCCAAGCTTGGTTCCAGCCCTTCCTTCACATGGAGGAGCATTTATAATGGGTTGGAAGTTGTCAAAAGAGGCACCCGTTGGCGCGTAGGTAATGGTGAAAGGATTCTTATATGGGAGGACAAATGGCTTCCGACTCCTACCACATTCAAAGTGGTCTCACCCCCGAAGTCTTTTGATGATTATCCTAGAGTCTCGGCACTTATTGACAAAGAAACTAAAAGGTGGAAAGGTGAGATAGTAAGATCTCTATTCCTACCTTTTGAAGCTAGAACTATACTAAACATTCCCCTTTGCCACAGCCTTCCGGATGATCAAATTATTTGGGTGGGTAATAAAATAGGGGAATTTAGTGTCAAAAGTGCCTATTACATTGCTTGTGATGTATTGAATTCCTCAGATGAAGGGGAATGCTCTAATGGCGACTCTAGGACGGCTCTTTGGAGAAAACTTTGGCATTTAAGCATTCCTCCTAAGGTGCGTATTTTTGCTTGGAGATTATGTTTGAATGCTCTTCCTACTCTTGTGAATTTGCAAAGTAAAGGGGTGGTAAAGTGTGATATTTGTCCAACTTGTGGGAAGGAGCCTGAAACTATCTCTCATGTTTTTGTCAAATGTGAAATGGCTAAGAGAGTTTGGAGATGTTGGCTGGATTGCCCTCTTGTGGTGTTGAATGGCAACATGGATATTGTAGATATTGCCTTGGAGATCTTGGGGAGTGGTTCGTCCAACGAATTGGAGTTCTTTTTTGGGGCTGCTTGGGCTATTTGGTCCAATAGGAATAGAATTCTGTATGAGTCCTCAAGCCAAATTCCGGATTACATTTGGAGTTttgcaaagaaatttattttggaGTCGAGGAGTGCTTTGTCAGCTCGCCCTCAGGATCTGTCTCGGCAAGTTGACATAGGACATGCAGCCCCTCTTGGTTTTTTCAAGATCAAAGTTGATGGTGCTACTTCGGAAAGTGGAAAGAACTCTAGTGTGGGTGTTGTGATTATTGATGCAGCCGGTGATTTTGTAGCTGCCTGCTGTAAATATTTTCAAGGCAGATATTCGGTGGAGGAAGTTGAAGGCCTAGCAATGGAATGTGGCCTCCTTCTTGCCAAAGAGCTTATGCTTACCCAAATTATATTGGAGTCTGATTCTATGGCAGCTGTTTCGGGTGTTCTAGATGGCAATTTTGGTGGCTGTGTTGGTCATATTTATCAAGGAATTTGTACTGTCCTTGCTTCATTCAGCAGCTGGAAAGTGAATCATGTGAGACGTGACTACAACAAGGCAGCGCACTCCCTTGCTCAATTTGCAAGGCTGCAGGAAACTTCTCAGGTTTGGTTAGGTGTTTGTCCTCCTATGTTAGCTGGATTGTTCTACTCTCACTGTATGTACTAA
- the LOC115985501 gene encoding uncharacterized protein LOC115985501 codes for MDQEVVNSLGNLKLTREEEEDIVVANSSSSGNLEECSLSLFGRLLSDRHQNLRALKNTLRAAWKMGSDLRIVEVGNSILQFKFGSKCQLEWVEKSGPWNFENNLLLLCRWRKGLTSKNICFSHSPFWVQIWGLPFENMVEDFGREIGSKIGKVLEVDKRALQADQAKFLRVRVEVQLDKPLRRGGFVKNDENDRIWVDFRYERLPIFCYKCGILGHDDKHCLVNPMENPAGNQYGEWLKAGGALKDGGGNFKLKQQANAEMRGADSMGLNSNIKERNGGSGHSCPALAVGGGTEGRKGTVSLMDTDRMECVKSNPREHGEKVRTEDDVADALRSGEVQKSREVPSANPTCLVSQQMVDVWAGPDISVDVHLSPQRIKGADSFNGEKDCGPVMEALNATHKIRPVLKEKIISLGGEKNFGPDLKVNDAAQDMRPGGNGELNCHGEEAVPLCQERGLAQTIRRKFKRMARDKGKAQESVNAEKAQEVSNKRKALTDILFASEETAQKRLCFGEKGGNVYENFETAVTAEQHRLDK; via the exons ATGGATCAAGAAGTTGTCAATAGCCTAGGAAACTTGAAACTCActagagaagaagaggaagatatTGTTGTTGCAAATAGTAGTAGTTCTGGAAATTTAGAAGAATGCTCTTTAAGTCTGTTTGGTCGTTTACTGTCAGATCGTCATCAAAATCTTAGAGCTTTAAAGAATACCCTTAGGGCAGCATGGAAGATGGGTTCTGACTTAAGAATTGTGGAAGTTGGGAATAGCATTTTGCAATTTAAGTTTGGGTCTAAATGTCAGTTGGAGTGGGTTGAAAAGAGTGGTCCTTGGAACTTTGAAAATAACCTTCTCCTTCTATGCCGATGGAGGAAGGGGCTGACTTCAaagaatatttgtttttcccacTCTCCTTTTTGGGTTCAGATTTGGGGTTTGCCTTTTGAGAACATGGTTGAAGACTTTGGAAGAGAGATTGGCAGCAAAATCGGAAAGGTATTGGAGGTCGACAAAAGAGCTTTACAAGCTGATCAAGCTAAGTTCCTTAGAGTAAGAGTTGAAGTGCAGCTGGATAAACCTCTCCGGAGGGGTGGGTTTGTTAAAAACGATGAAAATGATAGGATTTGGGTTGATTTTAGATATGAAAGATTACCCATTTTCTGCTACAAATGTGGAATCCTTGGGCATGATGATAAACATTGCCTAGTTAATCCCATGGAGAATCCAGCAGGAAACCAGTATGGTGAGTGGCTGAAAGCGGGTGGAGCATTAAAGGATGGAGGTGGAAATTTTAAACTGAAGCAGCAGGCCAACGCAGAGATGAGGGGCGCTGACTCTATGGGACTGAATAGCAatatcaaagaaagaaatggag GTAGCGGTCATAGCTGTCCAGCTCTGGCAGTGGGCGGAGGAACTGAAGGGAGGAAGGGGACGGTGAGCTTGATGGATACTGACCGGATGGAGTGTGTGAAGTCAAATCCCAGGGAACACGGAGAGAAGGTCAGAACAGAGGATGATGTTGCTGATGCCTTGAGAAGTGGAGAAGTGCAGAAGTCACGTGAAGTGCCCAGCGCAAATCCAACTTGCTTGGTAAGTCAGCAGATGGTTGATGTTTGGGCTGGCCCGGATATTAGTGTGGATGTTCATTTAAGCCCACAAAGAATAAAAGGGGCAGATAGCTTTAATGGGGAGAAGGATTGTGGGCCGGTTATGGAAGCTCTTAATGCTACTCATAAGATAAGGCctgttttaaaagaaaaaattataagctTGGGTGGGGAAAAGAACTTTGGGCCGGACCTGAAAGTTAATGATGCAGCTCAAGATATGAGGCCTGGAGGAAATGGAGAACTTAATTGTCACGGGGAAGAGGCTGTTCCTCTTTGTCAGGAACGTGGGCTAGCTCAAACAATTAGAAGGAAGTTCAAGAGAATGGCAAGGGATAAAGGGAAAGCCCAAGAGTCTGTGAATGCTGAAAAAGCCCAAGAGGTgagtaataaaagaaaagcctTAACTGATATTTTATTTGCTTCTGAGGAAACTGCACAGAAGCGTTTATGCTTCGGTGAGAAGGGGGGAAatgtttatgaaaattttgaaacggCGGTGACTGCTGAGCAGCACCGCCTAGATAAATGA